CTGCGCTGCTATTACCACTTCCCGGAACAAAAGCGATCGGTTCTTCGATACGGTCATCATTGAACCTACGTAATTCGAAGCCAGCATTGCTTACCTCAGAAGCTGTAGTCCAGGTCAACTCTATTCCATCATCAACCTTGACCCCTTCAAAATGAAGAAGTTCTACTGGAAGTGGAGAAAGTTGACTGGCTACTGCCCAAGGGCTTAGTTCTGTGACCTTGGGTATGAACACACTGATGGTATTTGGAGAATAGGTTCCTACAGCAGAAGATTGACCTGGGGCGGGAGGTCTCCAACTTCCTCCAAGTTCTTCTTCATCATATCGTTGACCTACAAGATTGAGCGGATTGTCATACGGAATGCCGGGTAACTCGCTATCGGTGATACTTAAAGTAAGATTAGCTTCGAACGAGTCATCTGTGCTAGTAATGGACCAGAATCTGTCAGCGGTAGCATCCCTGTTATCCGGAGTGAGCCCTGTGGTGGAGTTAAGATTATTCACCGCTGTTGGAGATACGGGCCACGGGAGATTATCAGCAGCGGTCCGGTAGGTCGCCATGGTCACTACTCCGGCATAACCTGAATCAAGCTGAAATTCAGTGTAGATAGGGATATCATCCTCGGTTCCGAATGGAAAGGTCACTGGTAAGGTGTTATCGGTGACCGTGGCACTCACTGTACCCTGATGCAGGATATCCTCACTGACAAAGAAGCTATGTTCGTTCGGACCGAGTACGATCGGAGGATTCCAGAAGTGCACGTCATTTCCATTGAGGTTGACTCTGCAATAGAGTTCCATTGTTCCATAACTCTCAAGGTCTGTGTCCATATCTATTGTTGCCGGAACATGGCACAATTGGATATTGTTGAAATAGCATGCGTTGGAAAGTCCGGACCCAGCATTGATATTGAATACGCTCAATTGTGCCGGGATCTGTCCTCCGGAAGGACTGATGATCGCATTACTCCCCGTCCAAATAGCTGTACCATCTAACGCGGTGACAGTTACATCGAAGGTGGTCGGACCGGTCATCTCTATATCGATAGTCAAACCTTCATCCGTAAAAGGAATCGTAGTAGGAATCGGACCATTTGCATCGTTCACAGTATAATGGGTCGCTCCACCTGAATAGTAGAATACCCAAAGATCTTCATCATTCGCATTCTGGATTGCAAATCCTACACTTCCTCCAATGTCTACAGCTCCATTATCCATTTGGATAGAGAATGAGGAGCCGGACTTCATCGCTCGGGTAAAGGGTAGCACCCCAGAGGCTGTATCTCCATTGTTTGCATGCAATGCAATGACCCGATTGCCTATATCTCCATCTCCATTCGAGTCCCCATCACCATTGGTGGAAGAATCATTGGTCCTGTGGTTAATTGTATTCGGATCGTTGCTGCTTGTAGTGAGAATCCAATTACCGAAGTATCCGTTATTACCATCTCCCTGTTGCCATCCATTTGTATAGGTTCTAGCATCCGTTGTCTCTAACCCACACTCCGCTCCAAAAATGACGCGGTCAAAGCGTTCTATTCCGCCACATCCTATCGTTGCACTGCCTGTTGCATTGTCAAATAGCACATCGGCTCCTAGGTCAGTGAATCCGAATTCATTGTAATTGTTCCAATCTCCACTGACAACAATGTCTTGGCCGTTGGGTTCAAGAATGGCCGATCCGGCTATTGTCAGGTCACCATGGACGATAAGATCTCCGTTAGCAGGGGAAACGATCTTATACCAATCACCAGAAACTATCAGATTCTCATAGGACAATCCTTGTAGTATCGGTTGGCTATTGTCCATCGAATAGTGTATGGTCGAATTCGGGCGAAGGTCGAAGACATTATTCGTGTAATTGTTGTTCAACCAAGTATCACCACCAGGACTTCTGTCTGAGATCTCGATAACACTATTTGGTTCAGCAATCAGAGTGTGACCTGCATCACCACTTACATTTGAGACAAAATATCCTACATCTAGTTTCCCACCTGAAGCGACCGTAACACTGACGGGGAGGTATACATTGTTGTTATTCGTTGTCAGGTAATATGCGCCCGATACATTCAGGGTACCTTCCACCAGAAGGGATCCCCCAGCATTGTGCGTACCATTGACCGGATCGGGACCATCGATACCCATATCCCCCATGACATTTACCACTGCATCAGGAGAGATAGTGATATTGAATAGGTTGGTGCCTCCGTCCGAATCGGGTCGGTCGTTGTAAAGTCCAGTGCCGTTCGGGTATATATTCACGTCCATATCAAAAGTGAGATTACAGACTCCTGTTAGACCATTGAAATTGCTTTTTCGGATACCAGCACAGTTAAAGATTCCATCACCTTGTATCGTGTGACTTCCAGGCTCGAGGTCGAATGCGATAGCCGTTCCAGTATTTGTCCCTGGTCCGTTTCCAATCTCTCCATTACATGTTATATCTCCAAAAAGGTATAGGTATCGGAGGAAACCGGGAATACCTTCATTTTCCGCCATCAATTGCGCTCCCTCTTCCACAATGAGGTCTTTGAATGTAGCACCAGACCCGGATCCGATATACTCCACAATATGAGAAGATTGAATAACGAGTGAAGAGGAATCTTGAAATGGAAACATCTTATAGCTCACATTCCCGTTGGGAAGGGTAGACCACAAGACTGTGGAAGCTGAACCAGTGGTGCTGCTTTGTACACCGGAGTTCTGAGAATAGAAGACCAAGGAATCAGAGCCTTGAACATTGATAGCGATATTATCCAGCACGAATTCGTCCCTTTCTCCATTACCACTGATATCATCAGTATCCCACTGTATGTAGAAGTACTCACCGGGTAGAATGGCTACTCCGCTGAATGAATAGGATTTGGGAACATTCACAAGGTCGGTGCTCGATATCATGCC
The Flavobacteriales bacterium DNA segment above includes these coding regions:
- a CDS encoding T9SS type A sorting domain-containing protein — its product is MNVSATNSQYSIDFDSHLDGVHGTDFAGQGLFSSTTTGGLDSRAWRISGMSDGDTNYGGTYNFGDHARGQNNSSNVTQGGLYAYYGNGLDGRAMGVQPTELDMTPGRIELRCINNTGEIIHTVHLDYDLYFRNWSANPSHDRINSFNASLRTENMGAYTDLNSGKVGPASLQYNSPGMISSTDLVNVPKSYSFSGVAILPGEYFYIQWDTDDISGNGERDEFVLDNIAINVQGSDSLVFYSQNSGVQSSTTGSASTVLWSTLPNGNVSYKMFPFQDSSSLVIQSSHIVEYIGSGSGATFKDLIVEEGAQLMAENEGIPGFLRYLYLFGDITCNGEIGNGPGTNTGTAIAFDLEPGSHTIQGDGIFNCAGIRKSNFNGLTGVCNLTFDMDVNIYPNGTGLYNDRPDSDGGTNLFNITISPDAVVNVMGDMGIDGPDPVNGTHNAGGSLLVEGTLNVSGAYYLTTNNNNVYLPVSVTVASGGKLDVGYFVSNVSGDAGHTLIAEPNSVIEISDRSPGGDTWLNNNYTNNVFDLRPNSTIHYSMDNSQPILQGLSYENLIVSGDWYKIVSPANGDLIVHGDLTIAGSAILEPNGQDIVVSGDWNNYNEFGFTDLGADVLFDNATGSATIGCGGIERFDRVIFGAECGLETTDARTYTNGWQQGDGNNGYFGNWILTTSSNDPNTINHRTNDSSTNGDGDSNGDGDIGNRVIALHANNGDTASGVLPFTRAMKSGSSFSIQMDNGAVDIGGSVGFAIQNANDEDLWVFYYSGGATHYTVNDANGPIPTTIPFTDEGLTIDIEMTGPTTFDVTVTALDGTAIWTGSNAIISPSGGQIPAQLSVFNINAGSGLSNACYFNNIQLCHVPATIDMDTDLESYGTMELYCRVNLNGNDVHFWNPPIVLGPNEHSFFVSEDILHQGTVSATVTDNTLPVTFPFGTEDDIPIYTEFQLDSGYAGVVTMATYRTAADNLPWPVSPTAVNNLNSTTGLTPDNRDATADRFWSITSTDDSFEANLTLSITDSELPGIPYDNPLNLVGQRYDEEELGGSWRPPAPGQSSAVGTYSPNTISVFIPKVTELSPWAVASQLSPLPVELLHFEGVKVDDGIELTWTTASEVSNAGFELRRFNDDRIEEPIAFVPGSGNSSAENHYLHLDSEPLYGWNYYRLVQHDFDGTQNDKGIVSVWWDGNSSNDGYVLNWTEDGLHISHNTNKSVGSVMLHDVNGRLLYSEIIDRTECIIDLSRSQSMYIIQMENGTDHYTQRIVDIRL